A window of Rhododendron vialii isolate Sample 1 chromosome 13a, ASM3025357v1 contains these coding sequences:
- the LOC131313751 gene encoding pectinesterase/pectinesterase inhibitor PPE8B-like yields MLRTFCSSAQSQVMDIDVTVAKDGSGNFSTIQEAIEHAPSFSPRRYKIQIGEGLYGEYIVVSKKKTNLMLVGAGMDKTIISGNRTTAIGPYEHTYQTATAAIEGQGFVGLHITVANAAGKQYPQAVALRIDANYSAFYNCRFRGNEDTLFTRQGYQFYRECEI; encoded by the exons ATGTTGAGGACGTTTTGCTCGAGTGCGCAAAGCCAGGTCATGGACATAGATGTTACTGTAGCCAAAGATGGGTCAGGGAACTTCTCGACCATTCAAGAGGCAATCGAACATGCTCCAAGCTTCAGTCCACGGAGATACAAAATACAGATCGGTGAGGGTCTCTACGGGGAGTACATAGTAGTGTCTAAAAAGAAGACAAATCTTATGCTGGTTGGAGCCGGGATGGACAAGACTATCATATCAGGCAACAGAACCACTGCTATTGGACCCTACGAACATACTTATCAAACAGCAACAGCAG CAATAGAAGGTCAAGGATTTGTCGGCTTGCATATCACTGTTGCAAATGCAGCTGGAAAGCAATATCCCCAGGCTGTGGCATTAAGAATTGATGCAAACTACTCGGCCTTCTACAATTGTCGATTCCGAGGGAATGAAGACACTCTTTTCACTAGACAAGGGTACCAATTTTACAGGGAGTGCGAAATCTAA
- the LOC131312911 gene encoding cell wall / vacuolar inhibitor of fructosidase 1-like yields the protein MDISVTLTRMSLLFLSLLFTLSCHSQADLIGDPCKKTLYPYLCISTLRSNPSSLATDVKGLARIMFYATAVKATATLNQVNVLLKKTNDAVLIGALENCALEYASALDDIFKAIKNVGSDIFAVKGVAADLVTEAQDCEDTFTDGPDKRKSPLTVENDVLGDLAGLVIEIVDSLG from the coding sequence ATGGACATATCTGTCACCTTGACAAGAATgtcacttctttttctttctctcctcttcaCTCTAAGCTGCCATTCACAGGCTGATTTAATTGGCGACCCATGCAAGAAAACTCTATATCCATATCTTTGCATTTCAACTCTAAGATCAAACCCTAGTAGCTTAGCTACAGATGTTAAAGGGCTTGCTCGTATCATGTTTTATGCTACAGCGGTTAAAGCAACTGCTACTCTCAACCAAGTAAACGTGCTACTCAAAAAGACAAATGATGCTGTTCTAATAGGAGCTCTCGAAAACTGTGCCTTGGAGTATGCAAGTGCTCTTGATGATATATTTAAGGCCATTAAGAATGTGGGCTCAGATATATTTGCAGTTAAAGGAGTAGCCGCTGACCTTGTTACTGAGGCTCAAGATTGTGAGGATACATTTACTGACGGACCAGACAAGAGAAAATCGCCATTAACAGTGGAAAATGATGTTTTGGGAGATTTAGCGGGACTTGTTATTGAGATTGTTGACTCTCTTGGTTGA
- the LOC131312916 gene encoding cell wall / vacuolar inhibitor of fructosidase 2-like, whose product CDTCSKTEFPDLCISTLRSNPSSPAADVKGLVRIMFYATAVKATATLNQVNVLLKKTNDVVLIEGLENCASEYASALDEIFTANKNVGSDIFVVKGVAADLVAKTQDCEDTFTDGPDKRKSPLTVENDVLGDLVELVLDIVDSLG is encoded by the coding sequence TGCGATACTTGCAGTAAAACTGAATTTCCTGATCTTTGCATTTCAACTCTAAGATCAAACCCTAGTAGCCCAGCTGCAGATGTTAAAGGCCTTGTTCGAATCATGTTTTATGCTACAGCGGTTAAAGCAACTGCTACTCTCAACCAAGTAAATGTGCTACTCAAAAAGACAAATGATGTTGTTCTAATAGAAGGTCTCGAAAACTGTGCCTCGGAGTATGCAAGTGCTCTTGATGAAATTTTTACGGCCAATAAGAATGTGGGCTCAGATATATTTGTAGTTAAAGGAGTAGCTGCTGACCTTGTTGCTAAGACTCAAGATTGTGAGGATACATTTACCGACGGACCAGACAAGAGAAAATCGCCATTAACAGTGGAAAATGATGTTTTGGGAGATTTAGTGGAACTAGTTCTTGATATTGTTGACTCTCTTGGTTGA